A genome region from Paramisgurnus dabryanus chromosome 12, PD_genome_1.1, whole genome shotgun sequence includes the following:
- the LOC135745522 gene encoding uncharacterized protein F54H12.2-like has product MALLHSMSEECLKSELDLFTVPLTQMAIEKNTYIEIPPLSAISDSSPLEFFIAGTGEDYVDLNNTLLFLRLKITNPDGTDIADGAPVGLSNYPSCSIFGQVDVSLGDRLISQSTSTYPYRGIIECLTNYGKDALETLFSAALFYKDTAGHMDVTDPAGANRGLTKRAAFTNASNVVELLSPVHSDIFFQEKLMLNGVDIKVRMTRGKDEFCLMRSDATAYKLNILSASLFVKKVTVSPAVRLGHAQALLSTTAKYPIDRVCLKNFSLPAGSRVCNQENLFLGTLPKSIVVAMVDNDAFVGAYDKNPFAFKNYDLEFLSIYADGVQIPSKPLQPEFGSGSAVREFYQLALASGRHLKNQGLSIDREEFLHGYTLYAFNLTPDEECGQHISLIKSANTYLEVIKLVMNGIATLKRVSDIVDG; this is encoded by the exons ATGGCTTTACTACACAGCATGTCAGAAGAATGTTTAAAATCAGAGCTGGATCTGTTTACAGTACCGCTGACTCAGATGGCTATTgagaaaaatacatatatagaaATACCTCCATTATCAGCAATTTCAGACTCTTCACCTCTGGAATTTTTTATTGCCGGAACGGGGGAGGATTATGTGGATCTAAACAATACATTGTTATTTTTACGACTCAAAATCACAAATCCAGATGGCACAGATATTGCAGATGGTGCTCCTGTGGGACTTTCAAACTATCCAAGCTGTTCGATCTTTGGACAGGTTGATGTGTCGCTGGGGGATCGACTTATATCACAAAGTACTAGTACATACCCTTATCGGGGGATAATAGAATGTCTTACCAATTATGGGAAAGATGCTCTTGAAACACTCTTCAGCGCTGCTTTGTTTTACAAAGATACAGCGGGCCATATGGACGTGACGGATCCTGCGGGGGCAAACCGAGGGTTGACAAAGAGGGCCGCCTTCACCAACGCCAGTAATGTGGTCGAACTTCTCTCACCTGTTCACAGTGACATTTTCTTTCAAGAGAAACTGATGCTTAATGGGGTTGATATTAAAGTTCGTATGACCAGAGGAAAAGATGAATTTTGTTTGATGAGAAGCGACGCTACGGCCTACAAGCTAAACATCCTGTCAGCATCTTTATTTGTGAAAAAAGTGACAGTATCACCGGCTGTGAGATTGGGTCATGCACAAGCACTGCTTTCAACCACTGCCAAATACCCTATCGATAGAGTATGTCTGAAGAATTTCTCACTACCTGCAGGATCGCGTGTCTGCAATCAAGAAAACTTGTTCTTAGGAACTCTACCAAAATCTATCGTAGTAGCGATGGTTGATAATGATGCTTTTGTGGGGGCGTATGATAAAAACCcctttgcatttaaaaactaCGACCTTGAATTTTTATCCATTTATGCCGATGGCGTCCAGATTCCTTCAAAGCCATTGCAACCTGAATTTGGAAGCGGTTCTGCAGTGAGGGAATTTTATCAGTTAGCCCTGGCCTCTGGAAGACATCTTAAAAATCAGGGACTATCTATTGATAGAGAAGAATTCCTACACGGCTATACACTCTACGCATTCAATCTAACACCAGATGAGGAGTGCGGGCAGCACATTTCGCTTATTAAGAGTG CAAATACTTATTTAGAGGTGATCAAACTGGTTATGAACGGTATTGCAACGCTTAAAAGAG TTTCCGATATTGTAGATGGGTGA